The following nucleotide sequence is from Salvia miltiorrhiza cultivar Shanhuang (shh) chromosome 7, IMPLAD_Smil_shh, whole genome shotgun sequence.
ATCACCAACTTCTCAACCTCGCTACTTCTATATATACTCATCCCACCTTCTTCTCCTCACTCATCTCATCTTTAATCCAATCAAACAATTAATTTCACAACACTCTTCTGCACAGATCGATCGAGCTTCACTACTGTGTTATTAGCATCGCATTGCTTATataatcctctctctctctctctctctccaaaatgATTAGCAGATTTGCTATTCCTTTAATCTCTCTAATGGTGGTGCTGAGCACCATCTGTTGCCAAGCGCAACTATCAACCACTTTCTATGACGCCAGATGCCCCAATGCACCAACCATCATCCGCAACTCCATCCGCCGCGCTATTTCCGCCGAGCGGCGCATGGCGGCGTCCCTCATCCGCCTCCACTTCCACGACTGCTTCGTGCAGGGCTGCGACGCCTCCATCCTACTCGACGAGACCGCTACTATTCAGAGCGAGAAGACGGCGGCGCCCAACGATAATTCAGTTAGAGGATACGAGGTTATTGAGGCTGCTAAGCGCGAGGTGGAGCGCGCCTGCCCCGGCGTCGTCTCCTGTGCCGACGTACTCACCTTAGCCGCACGCGACGCCTCTGTTGCTGTAAGTATACAAACAAGCATCGTTAATTACCAAAACATATGTAATTAATGCTTTGCATGTTTCTTAATTAAAGTATATGAATTGTAGGTTGGTGGCCCGTCATGGAGTGTGAGACTAGGAAGAAGGGATTCTACGACTGCTAACCGCGGCGCCGCCAACACCGATCTCCCGAGCCCGTTTGCCGGCCTCGACGTTCTTATTGACGCTTTCGACAAGAAGGGCCTCACCGCACGAGACATGGTTGCGCTGTCTGGTAAAACAAACTTTTCTTATATTGTGTATGTAATAATAAAGAATGGTTAGgtgaattaaaattaatgatggaatattatgtacatatatatGCAGGAGCTCACACATTAGGTCAATCGCAATGCTTCTTGTTCCGTGGAAGGATATACAGCAACGGCACCGACATTGATGCCGGCTTTGCGAGCACCAGAAGGCGGGGCTGCCCCCAGACCGGCGGCGACAGAAACTTGGCGGCGCTGGATTTGGTGACGCCCAATTCCTTCGACAACAACTACTTTAGGAATTTGGTGCAGAGGAAGGGATTGCTGCAGTCGGATCAAGTTCTATTCAGCGGAGAGACGGCCACCATCGTGTCTCAGTACAGTGGAAACCCCAGAACATTCGCCGCCGACTTTGCGGCTGCGATGATCAAGATGTCGGAGATTCAGCCGACCCTTGGACAGGATGGAATCATTAGAAACACATGCAGCGCCATCAACTGAGAATAATTAACCACAACGTAAACTTTCATTTTGTGCATGCAAATTGCAATGCACGCTACCACCTACATCTTAACAAGTGTTCTTttattattcaatttattttagaTCACCTACTCACAATGAGTATCTTCATTTTCGCTCTACTGCACAATGTGATTTTGTAATTTCATTTATACAACCAATCAATGAATTGTTCTTttttcactaattaattagtcTCCAATTTTATTTAACGTATCTATATATGGTCATGCAACTTTCCAAATCTGATTTATCCGTACGTCGAACTGctaattaattaacttaaacaTCAAGTGTTCATCCGCCCCCAttcaaaaaaccaaaaaaaaaaaaacatggatCAAGTGCCCATATATGCTAGTGAAGACGGTTGAGCGGTGATTTAAGGAGTCTAATTGTTATAAGAAAGATTAAAATAAGCTTGCTCCATGAAGATTTGCTTAATCGGGTAGAAtagaaaaagggaaaaagtgATGTGTATTCAACAATCATAGCAGAAGATTTTTACAAAAGCTAACGTTATTGTTCATGTACATATGTATTTATATGAAACGTGTTCATGCTTTACATTCACATAAGAATCAGAGCTATAGAAGAATCTGGACCATCTATCCTAACTAAGCATCAACGGTGGAgatcagttggtatctgcaccAAGGATCGAGTCCTGCTGAGGACAGATGCTCCATTACTCCCATATATAAGGAGTAACATGCATTGTCGATTGTAGTcatgttattattactattatatgtATCGTTCTgcatatacaaaaaaaaatatgtgtatGTAAATGCTTCGAAACATTGCATATATAAATCCATATATACAGGAGAAGGATCATATAGTACTCAAGGCTTAGGTAGTATGTAGTACCAATTTTGGACTATGTCCATGTGACAGCACCAAAATTGTGATATGTGGCAGATGCATTCCAAAGCAAATTTCGCGCAGGGGTAAAAAAAAAGTCAGatcttaaaaaaaatcagtttttttcgTGAGGTTGTTATTTTTCATTAGATGTGATACTGATAAATACAGTATGCAGTGATGAATTAAGCAGTTATATTTAATGATGAATAATGAATTAATGatgtttaaaaaattagtaatttttttttgctccctccagAATTCGATCTTAGGTACAAAATTTCAACTTTAgataaatatcagccatatgatatattaaatcaaaacctataaattaatttaagatatcAACATATATAAGGGATCTCATTGAAATCGTTCCTGTATTATGTACACAAAATGAAAttggagaaaaataaaaaaagacctACATGGGAGTGATCTCATTTTATAGTGTGTAAAGAATTGGCCGTTTAGTTAGACTTAAAGTGAGAAAAAATTGGTTTATTTGTTTAGGCATCACGTTACGTACGCACGCCACCCTTTCCAATTAATTACTCCATGATATTTCCTCAACCACGACTGCGGATGAGGTGTCATTTGCCTTACATAAAAAGggattaaaatattatgcaaaTCATGCCATTGATTGATACAATAAAATCTCAATTACATGACTTCACAAACATGTCATTGATTAATACAATTAATGAAATCTCAATTACATAATTTCAGAAGTATTGGGTGAAAAATAATTTGTGATGAAGTAAATAGATTTTATAAGACGAATGCTATTTTTCTTATTCATATGAAAGACACTATAACTCGACCTGGTTATAAAAGGCAGAGCATCACCAATTATCATTATTACCATGTGAAGATTTATACTgagatatttattttaatttttaaatatttaattcattttatttggaTTAACTTTTCATGTCTTAACTTATGTATGATTGCAATGATAGCTAGGTTGTTGATTTAATCATATAAGAGATGAATAATCGTTTTCCTAAAGCTATCACCGATCTACTTAGGTGCATGGCATGTCTTGATCCAGAAAAAATTCTTTCTCTCAATTCAACAATAATTAACTCATGCGTTTTACTACTTGGTATCCTGAAGACTTCTTGATAGgtgattatttatattttttacaataattttGTAATATCTTTATTAATATGCACTTTTTAACAGGTGGAATTGTTTATGTCTTCCACAACAACTCCGTAATTTCATGGCATTTGAGCGGCATCATTCTCGTTTTTCTACGATAACTGATTTTTGGGAAGTTTTGCTCAAGAAATGGTTAAAAGTGgcaatcatttaatttttcaattggTTTATCGGATGATTGAGTTGACATTGGTTTTACCTATAGCAACTAGAGAGAGCATTTTCTGCAATGAAGATAGTCAAAAGTGATTTATGAAATTGTATGCAGGACGAGTGGATGAACGACAGTTTGATTGTGGAAATTGATATTTTCTCAACAATTGATAACGAGAAGATATTGCAATGTTTTCAATCGATAAGTACGCGTCGCAATCAATTATCATTGCTTTCTCAAGCATAAACGATTAGCTCACCAAGTATTTATTCTTaggttatttgtaatgtattgaaacttttttagttatattatttataatgtattggaattatataattcatgaaaatattatttgttattattactactatatttatattgtttataaaaaatatctaaaatatataaaatattctaaaaaaaagcGAAAATCCCATACAAATTCAGCCCTGAAGCAAAATTCCTGGCCGCCAATATAACCAACATAAACAAGAATAATAGTTTTGTGCTTTGCCACGTCGCTGTCACAAAAGCTTTTTCAGATAATATACAAAATACCCACATCCATTACCTACCAAATCATATCGAATTGACCATCTCATAATAAACATCGATGTCCAACAAGGTCAGATCCTAgtaattaataacaataataaatataagGACCAAATCCATCGTGgacaaaaataattgaatttgaatattcaaattaattaaaataaagaccAGTCATGCAGAAGCTCCTTCCTCGAGAAATGATAATATATAGAAGCCAATATATGGTCAAATATATGAAGAATTTTAGAAGCcataataattgaaattaaGCAGACGCGTTATAGACGCCAATAGTTAAATATACAAGGAATTTTAGATTTTGGAACTATAATCcttaatttagaaaataataacCAAATAATGTGCGAAAACAAGCTACGAAAAGGAGTTCATAACTCTAACAAGGATAACAATAAGGTTAATCTCCTGTAAATGTGAGAGGTAATCTGTTTAATTTATGCGATTAAACTGAAATTAAGGGCAAAAAAAGTACTATTGCTATTATTTTACAGAATATTCaattcaatattattagaaactATTCTAACATCCACTCATCATGAGTCAGTAGCTTAAACGTGCGTATACTAATTAAAACAAGCTTGCATTCGTGTTTGGCTTAAAGCTAGCATGTACTTGAAGCACCTTCAACGATAgattttagggtaaatatcaattTTTGACTCATTGTTTGAGCGTTTTCTTAAAAAATCACACTCGGCCTAagtataattacaaaataataccatcgtttcaatttttattttatttatgaccCGCAAAAATAATCCGACAACCGATATATGACGTATTCCGGCAAATGTCGTGTGGGTAGACACACGcagaattaataaaaaaaaggaaaagaattaTGAGAAAAAATCCACGTATTTACACAGCTCTTCTCATCTCTAAAAAAGCGTATTAGTTATGAACATTCCCATTCTCCCCTCATTAAACCCTAACTTCCTCCATCTCTGAAAAAGCCCtacctcatcatctaaaaaCGCAGCTCTACCTCATCGTCATCTATTACTTGTGCTTCCATCATCGTTCACAGCATTGGCTTCTCCTTGTACTAGAATTGCTGTAAGATTGACTAACGCTGCATTTTCATGAATTTGGGCGTCCTCATCAGCAATAGTGATGGCAATGTCACTTTCGAATTAAAGTCTAATCTTTTTAATATGAGAAGTTGAATACCAAGTCACCATGAAGGGGTGACTTAATACAAAATTCACGCTAATTGATGCGAGCTGTAGGTCAATTTGATgttattttcttttgataaTACATTAGTTTCGTcttatttttttactttctttGGAGACTGTTAAAGAAATAGCCTCTATGTTCAACTCTCAAAATTTACATCGCTCTTTTCTAAACAGGAGGAATTACAGCCAAATTTTAAACTTATTGGTCAAAATTTACATGATCGTAAACGCTGTTGGCGGCGGAGAAGATTGCGGTGGGTGGGCAGGGGGACGGCGAAGAGGAATCAGCGGAGGAGATGGCGGGGGAGGGAGTAATCGACGGTGGATTGAGGAATCGGCAGTGGGTTGAATGAGCTAGAGTTGATTGAGGAGGCAagatggaggaagaagaagcGCTTTTTTGGGAGAAATAAATCGTTTTTCAGAGATGAACAAGAGTTGTGTAAATACGTGGATTTCATaattcttttcct
It contains:
- the LOC130995968 gene encoding lignin-forming anionic peroxidase-like; its protein translation is MISRFAIPLISLMVVLSTICCQAQLSTTFYDARCPNAPTIIRNSIRRAISAERRMAASLIRLHFHDCFVQGCDASILLDETATIQSEKTAAPNDNSVRGYEVIEAAKREVERACPGVVSCADVLTLAARDASVAVGGPSWSVRLGRRDSTTANRGAANTDLPSPFAGLDVLIDAFDKKGLTARDMVALSGAHTLGQSQCFLFRGRIYSNGTDIDAGFASTRRRGCPQTGGDRNLAALDLVTPNSFDNNYFRNLVQRKGLLQSDQVLFSGETATIVSQYSGNPRTFAADFAAAMIKMSEIQPTLGQDGIIRNTCSAIN